From Aspergillus luchuensis IFO 4308 DNA, chromosome 2, nearly complete sequence:
CGTGACATGGAGAACTCTCGCAACTTCGCTATCCAGCGCTTTGCTGGCGACCTTCTTGAGTCCATTGACAACTTTGACCGCGCCCTCCTTGCTGTTCCCAAGGACAAGCTTGATGCTCCCCAGACTGAGGCCAACAAGGACCTGTTGGAGCTCGTTTCCGGTCTGAAGATGACTCAGAACATCCTTCTGAACACCCTGAAGAAGCACGGTCTTGAGCGCTTTGACCCCAGCGAGCCCACTGAGGATGGCAAGACCCAGAAGTTCGACCCCAACCTCCACGAGGCTACCTTCATGGCCAAGGTTGAGGGCAAGGAGGATGGTGACATCATGTACACCCAGAGCACCGGATTCCGCCTCAACGGCCGCGTTCTTCGCGTAAGTGATTGTTCTATAGCATGTATACGTGGTCAACCATGCTAACTTGTTTACTATAGGCTGCCAAGGTCGGTGTCGTCAAGAACTAGACGCTTCTCCAACACTCTTAACCATTATCTCTCCCTTTCCGCCTCCCTGTCTTATCTTCTTGTTGTATAATATACCAAATACGTCTTCGCTATGATGGGGATCGACTTATGTTAATCCGACAGGCTGGAACATCTGGAATTGTTCCAGGTCTCTGTTGCTTTGTCCATGAACGCATGTGTGTATGATACACCTTACCTGTGTTGTGTGGTCTTGGTgcttttatatcttttctgTTACTTGGCGTTGTTTCTGAACTCTCTCCTCCCtattctgtatattatatcCCTGGCTGGTGTCTTTGTTCCTTTACTTCTCTCATGGAAAAAGTGGGATTGTGTTGTTGGGATTGGCATTGGCACGGATGTGGATGACATTTGCATGGCATTGGATCATGTTGGATTTTATTGCATCACTTTGCGTGCCCGGTAGGCAATGCAAGGTGTTTTGATCTAAACGACTAATAGAAAGTCTCTTGATCAAGACGATTGATGAAATTACAGTGTGCATCTCGGTAACAACCAGCGTAAGGCATGTATCTGCGGTCTAATGGTCCGCAGTGTTCTCGTGCAATCAACAATAATAATGGCTCAATATTTCGGGAATACCTATCAAgaatctcttttctttttcctgccGTATCCTCGTAATTGAATGGTGAGTTGCAATTGCGCATCTCCCTCGGTGGCTCATTTTCCCGGCCCGATGTGTTTTGTAGACTCGGAGCTCCCAAACGCCGCAACCAGCAGTTGACTGCCCTCGGCGCCAGTCGTTGATTAACTCACACAGCACTCCGAGATGCGTCTCTTTGCCACTGGGAGGGCCCTGCGCGCAAGCAGTGCCCGGTGGGCAATTGCTCCCTCACGTCAGAGCGTACGCATCCCACTCTCGCAGTTCTCGGAGCCCTTTGCCGTGAAGCGGAGAGATTGGAGTTCGACGGCAATCCGCCGAACAAACGAGAATGCAGATGGCAATCAAAAGCCCTCCCTCCGGCCTTCAGTACCGCAATCTTTGACCATTGAAGGTCAGTCCTACCGCACAGATCAGTGGACGAATACGCCGGATACGATTCTCTCCCACATCGGCCGCC
This genomic window contains:
- the grpE gene encoding mitochondrial nucleotide exchange factor MGE1 (BUSCO:EOG09264IDN;~COG:O;~EggNog:ENOG410PMR5;~InterPro:IPR013805,IPR009012,IPR000740;~PFAM:PF01025;~go_function: GO:0000774 - adenyl-nucleotide exchange factor activity [Evidence IEA];~go_function: GO:0042803 - protein homodimerization activity [Evidence IEA];~go_function: GO:0051087 - chaperone binding [Evidence IEA];~go_process: GO:0006457 - protein folding [Evidence IEA]) — translated: MFQRTFLRQAQRSLRSVRPTSINTSALRRTPQLPQTVRPIAPQSAYRFYSTENKAENGEKKEGESAQEAEDPVRKELEEKKKEVIELKDKLLRSKADFLNLQERTKRDMENSRNFAIQRFAGDLLESIDNFDRALLAVPKDKLDAPQTEANKDLLELVSGLKMTQNILLNTLKKHGLERFDPSEPTEDGKTQKFDPNLHEATFMAKVEGKEDGDIMYTQSTGFRLNGRVLRAAKVGVVKN